One genomic segment of Gadus chalcogrammus isolate NIFS_2021 chromosome 3, NIFS_Gcha_1.0, whole genome shotgun sequence includes these proteins:
- the si:ch211-79m20.1 gene encoding uncharacterized protein si:ch211-79m20.1, whose protein sequence is MSSWVVRLLLLLGALAAAHVRLGSSEGDPLPSYLVELVWNSPIASIDDLRHLFRLEAGELTEGEEEEQDTSDHHPGRFTRSLNEAPKAIIAECKVRTEVQEVTRAMHDISNAHFMLWPPCVEVQRCSGCCNSQIMHCVPTITSTRDLEVVKIQYLNSKPQIGKAIVSVEDHLSCRCEQRAHPRAILPPSQPQPQPLPQPQPLPQPYPQPYPQPYPQPYPQPHATPPKSSTSKAELHRHDDQKHNQQQFQTAEEREPPATRQWPQGGYTQLARWTPGPGDHHAPPLYTLAAGAAVTRPVTEGAGGGLVWAGARALGPHGSKDIGPPPGSGSEGGAQDAAGSQHQQPLAPRHHNHPPHHPHRPQYPQYGQRPDASTQYRLNSFQGDSASTPPSSATWPANHRPEWNPTPSTASTNQKEPALQVASGEHVRVDNDRQTETGSANHSKGSDKEESGSTNSGEGVVVPANRRQDKDSGVMDGGPALSEEERRQKLLEIVQREPHPPHPHPADHLPQHRPKPTASKAVVSLEGPTRRPPSTAARTPRRPAAPRRRRKHRNRNRISKKAMRAIIM, encoded by the exons GGCGACCCCCTACCCAGCtacctggtggagctggtgtgGAACAGCCCCATCGCCTCCATCGACGACCTCAGGCATCTGTTTAGGCTAGAGGCCGGAGAactcacag agggggaggaagaagagcagGACACATCTGACCATCACCCTGGGAGATTCACCAGGAGTCTGA ATGAGGCCCCGAAGGCGATCATAGCGGAGTGCAAGGTGCGGACGGAGGTGCAGGAAGTGACCCGGGCCATGCACGACATCAGCAACGCCCACTTCATGCTGTGGCCGCCGTGTGTGGAGGTGCAGCGCTGCTCTGGCTGCTGCAACTCCCAGATAATGCACTGTGTCCCAACCATCACGAGCACCAGAGACcttgag GTGGTAAAGATCCAGTACCTGAACTCAAAGCCTCAGATTGGGAAGGCCATCGTCTCCGTGGAGGACCACCTGAGCTGCAGGTGCGAGCAAAGGGCCCACCCCCGTGCCATCCTGCCCCCcagccagccccagccccagcccttgccccagccccagcccttgCCCCAGCCCTACCCCCAGCCCTACCCCCAGCCCTACCCCCAGCCCTACCCCCAGCCCCATGCCACGCCCCCCAAGAGCTCCACCTCCAAGGCCGAGCTCCATCGTCACGACGACCAGAAGCACAACCAGCAGCAGTTCCAGACGGCGGAGGAGCGTGAGCCCCCGGCCACCCGCCAGTGGCCCCAGGGGGGCTACACCCAGCTGGCCCGCTGGACCCCCGGCCCGGGGGACCACCACGCACCCCCGCTCTACACCCTGGCAGCAGGGGCCGCCGTCACGCGGCCCGTCACCGAAGGGGCCGGAGGCGGCCTGGTGTGGGCGGGGGCCCGAGCGTTGGGCCCCCATGGCTCCAAGGACATAGGGCCCCCTCCGGGCAGCGGCTCCGAGGGGGGGGCCCAGGACGCTGCTGGATCGCAGCATCAGCAGCCCCTGGCACCCAGGcaccacaaccaccccccccaccacccccaccgcccccagTACCCCCAGTACGGCCAGAGGCCTGATGCCAGCACGCAGTACAGGCTCAACTCCTTCCAGGGGGACTCCGCCTCCACGCCGCCCAGCAGCGCCACGTGGCCGGCCAATCACAGGCCAGAATGGAACCCCACCCCCTCAACGGCCAGCACCAATCAGAAGGAGCCGGCCTTACAGGTGGCCAGTGGGGAACACGTCAGGGTCGACAatgaccgacagacagagactGGTTCGGCCAATCATAGTAAAGGATCTGACAAGGAGGAAAGCGGGTCGACCAATAGCGGGGAGGGTGTCGTGGTTCCAGCCAATCGGCGACAGGATAAGGACTCTGGAGTGATGGATGGGGGGCCTGCtctcagcgaggaggagaggcgaCAGAAGCTTCTTGAGATTGTACAAAGAGAACcacaccctcctcaccctcaccccgcAGACCACCTTCCCCAGCACAGACCAAAGCCCACCGCGTCTAAAGCAG TGGTCTCCCTGGAGGGTCCGACCCGCCGGCCCCCGTCCACCGCCGCGCGGACCCCTAGGAGGCCGGCCGCGCCCCGGCGCAGGAGGAAGCACCGCAACCGCAACCGCATCAGCAAGAAGGCCATGCGGGCCATCATCATGTAG